In one Chitinophaga sancti genomic region, the following are encoded:
- a CDS encoding adenylosuccinate synthase, whose product MVDVLLGLQWGDEGKGKIVDYFAGNYDIIARFQGGPNAGHTLYIDGQKVVLHTIPSGVFHKNIINLIGNGVVLDPVTFKKECDKITTLGVDLKKNLFIAERTHVIVPSHRALDKASEISKGADKIGSTLKGIGPAYMDKTGRNGLRVGDVLRPDFQERYAKLKAKHEHLLAGYDFAAEVRAEIANDIAEWEAEFFQAIEFLRGMNIVNGEYFLNDYLKAGKRVLAEGAQGSMLDVDFGTYPFVTSSNTISAGVCSGLGIAPSWVKEVIGVTKAYCTRVGSGPFPTELHDAVGEKLRQEGKEFGATTGRPRRCGWIDLVALNYTCMLSGVTQLVMTKSDVLDVFEEVYACTAYEIDGKQTKAMPFQINDLNVTPIWEKYKGWSDETAAKSKTFSELPAEMKTFVKAVETYLGVPVKYVSNGPERDQILPQ is encoded by the coding sequence ATGGTAGATGTTTTGCTGGGCCTGCAGTGGGGCGACGAAGGCAAGGGAAAGATTGTCGATTATTTCGCAGGCAATTATGATATCATTGCCCGCTTCCAGGGAGGTCCAAACGCTGGTCATACCTTATATATCGACGGTCAGAAAGTAGTATTGCACACGATCCCCTCCGGCGTGTTTCACAAAAACATCATCAACCTGATTGGAAACGGGGTTGTATTGGACCCTGTAACTTTCAAGAAGGAATGTGATAAAATCACTACGCTGGGCGTAGACCTGAAGAAGAACCTGTTCATTGCTGAGAGAACACACGTCATTGTGCCTAGTCACAGAGCGCTGGACAAGGCTTCTGAAATTTCCAAAGGAGCTGATAAAATCGGTTCTACCCTGAAAGGGATCGGACCTGCCTATATGGATAAAACAGGCCGTAATGGTTTGAGAGTAGGTGATGTACTGCGCCCTGACTTCCAGGAGCGTTATGCAAAGCTGAAAGCAAAGCATGAGCACCTGCTGGCTGGTTACGATTTTGCTGCGGAAGTAAGAGCTGAAATTGCGAACGATATTGCTGAGTGGGAAGCTGAATTCTTCCAGGCAATTGAATTCCTGAGAGGCATGAACATCGTAAACGGAGAATATTTCCTGAATGACTACCTGAAAGCCGGTAAAAGAGTATTGGCAGAAGGTGCACAGGGAAGTATGCTGGATGTGGATTTTGGAACATATCCTTTCGTAACTTCATCCAACACGATCAGTGCCGGTGTATGCAGTGGTCTGGGTATCGCTCCGTCATGGGTAAAAGAGGTGATTGGTGTTACCAAAGCATATTGTACCCGCGTAGGTAGTGGTCCATTCCCTACCGAACTGCACGATGCAGTGGGTGAAAAGTTACGTCAGGAAGGTAAAGAATTTGGTGCAACTACCGGCCGTCCACGTCGTTGTGGCTGGATTGACCTGGTGGCACTGAACTATACCTGCATGCTGAGTGGTGTTACACAACTGGTAATGACAAAGAGTGATGTACTGGATGTGTTTGAAGAAGTGTACGCCTGCACCGCATATGAAATAGATGGAAAACAGACTAAAGCGATGCCTTTCCAGATCAATGATCTGAATGTAACGCCAATCTGGGAAAAATATAAAGGTTGGAGCGATGAGACTGCTGCGAAAAGCAAGACCTTCAGCGAATTACCTGCCGAAATGAAAACCTTTGTAAAAGCTGTTGAAACTTACCTTGGTGTACCTGTGAAATATGTGTCCAACGGGCCTGAAAGAGACCAGATACTGCCACAGTAA
- a CDS encoding RelA/SpoT family protein has product MDTVAAKTYNLDEEQEKKEIVRHYRALLRALKPRLKKGDRELVRTAFEMAADAHKEMRRKSGEPYILHPLAVAQICVDEIGLGVRSAICALLHDTVEDTEVTLEDIERAFGPEIAHIVDGLTKISIVVDSSTSTAQAENFKKILLTLADDPRVILIKLADRLHNMRTLDSMSREKQLKIASETVFIYSPLAHRLGMYDIKSEMEDLSMKYTEQQMYRDIARKLKETKRERTRYINEFIKPIKEVLQEEGFNFEIFGRPKSIHSIWNKIKKKGITFEEVYDLFAIRIIMDSPVDKEKSDCWKVYSIITDFYHPSPERTRDWLSNPKSNGYEALHVTVMGPSGKWVEVQIRTKRMNDYAEKGLAAHWRYKEGSNQKQDTENKFDQWFNQIREILNNPDSNTLDFLADFKSNLFTEEIYVYTPKGDLKIMPVNSTALDFAYAIHSAVGNKCIGAKVNYKLVPLSHKLRSGDQVEIITSNKQKPTEDWLNYVLTAKAKSKIKDALKEEKRKVAMDGKDVLERKLDHLKISASQHNINELVQFYKQPSPLDLYYQIAVKNIDLKELKQFNILGDKLEAPKPLPVKSPEHIAEDHIRHQLPSKKDAELIIFGESSDKIAYKLANCCRPIPGDDVFGFITASEGLKIHRTNCPNAAQLLANYGHRVVKTKWVKNREISFLTGLRLVGMDDVGVIHKITNIISGELKINIAGLTIESKEGLFEGLIKVFVHDKEELDELFLRLGKLDGIQSVNRLEDE; this is encoded by the coding sequence ATGGATACAGTGGCAGCCAAAACATATAACCTCGACGAGGAACAAGAGAAAAAAGAAATCGTTCGTCATTACCGTGCTTTATTACGTGCTTTAAAACCGCGCTTGAAGAAAGGTGATCGCGAACTGGTTCGTACTGCCTTCGAAATGGCAGCAGATGCTCACAAGGAAATGCGGCGTAAATCAGGTGAGCCCTATATATTACATCCCCTGGCCGTAGCCCAGATTTGTGTGGATGAAATAGGATTAGGGGTTCGCTCTGCTATCTGCGCCCTCCTGCACGACACTGTAGAAGATACAGAAGTGACGCTGGAAGATATAGAAAGGGCTTTTGGACCCGAGATCGCTCACATTGTAGACGGCCTCACCAAAATATCGATCGTAGTAGATTCCAGTACCAGTACCGCACAGGCGGAAAACTTCAAGAAGATCCTGCTCACCCTGGCAGATGACCCACGCGTTATCCTGATCAAGCTGGCAGACCGCCTGCATAATATGCGTACACTGGATAGCATGAGTCGTGAAAAACAACTCAAGATCGCATCCGAAACTGTCTTTATTTACTCTCCTCTGGCTCACCGCCTCGGCATGTACGATATCAAGTCCGAGATGGAAGACCTTTCCATGAAGTATACGGAGCAACAAATGTATCGTGACATTGCCCGGAAACTAAAGGAAACCAAACGTGAGCGCACCCGTTATATCAACGAGTTCATCAAACCAATCAAAGAAGTTCTACAGGAAGAAGGATTTAACTTCGAAATCTTCGGACGTCCCAAATCCATTCATTCTATCTGGAATAAGATCAAGAAGAAAGGGATCACTTTCGAGGAAGTGTACGACCTCTTCGCGATCCGCATTATCATGGATTCTCCTGTGGATAAGGAAAAGTCAGATTGCTGGAAAGTGTATTCCATCATCACCGACTTTTACCATCCCAGCCCTGAACGTACCCGTGACTGGCTCAGTAATCCAAAATCCAATGGATACGAAGCCCTGCATGTAACTGTAATGGGACCTTCCGGCAAATGGGTGGAAGTGCAGATCCGCACCAAGCGTATGAATGACTACGCTGAAAAAGGTCTGGCTGCCCACTGGCGCTACAAGGAAGGCAGTAACCAGAAGCAGGATACCGAGAACAAATTTGACCAGTGGTTCAACCAGATCCGTGAGATCCTGAACAACCCTGATTCCAATACCCTCGATTTCCTGGCTGACTTCAAGAGTAACCTCTTCACCGAAGAGATCTATGTATATACCCCCAAAGGGGATCTCAAGATCATGCCGGTGAATTCTACGGCGCTGGACTTTGCCTACGCCATTCACAGTGCGGTAGGTAATAAATGTATAGGAGCCAAAGTGAACTACAAACTGGTACCCCTGAGCCATAAACTGCGCAGCGGAGACCAGGTAGAGATCATTACCTCCAATAAACAAAAACCTACTGAAGACTGGCTGAACTACGTATTGACCGCCAAGGCGAAATCCAAGATCAAGGATGCCCTGAAGGAAGAAAAGCGGAAGGTTGCCATGGATGGTAAGGATGTGCTGGAGCGTAAACTGGATCACCTGAAGATCTCAGCAAGTCAACATAATATCAATGAACTGGTACAATTCTATAAGCAACCTTCTCCACTCGACCTGTATTACCAGATCGCGGTGAAGAATATTGACCTGAAAGAATTGAAACAATTCAATATACTGGGCGATAAACTGGAGGCACCCAAACCGCTGCCGGTAAAATCGCCGGAGCATATAGCCGAAGACCACATCAGGCACCAGCTGCCTTCCAAGAAGGATGCAGAGCTGATCATCTTTGGGGAAAGCTCAGACAAGATTGCTTATAAACTGGCCAATTGTTGCCGGCCGATTCCGGGAGATGACGTATTTGGGTTCATCACAGCCAGTGAAGGATTGAAAATACATCGGACCAATTGTCCGAATGCCGCCCAGTTGCTGGCTAATTACGGCCACAGGGTAGTAAAGACCAAGTGGGTGAAGAACAGGGAAATCTCCTTCCTTACCGGCTTACGACTGGTGGGCATGGACGATGTAGGGGTTATTCACAAGATCACCAACATTATCTCCGGAGAGTTGAAAATAAACATTGCCGGCCTGACGATCGAGTCAAAAGAAGGGCTATTCGAGGGATTGATCAAGGTGTTTGTACATGATAAAGAGGAGCTGGATGAATTGTTCCTCCGTTTAGGTAAACTGGATGGTATTCAATCCGTGAACCGGCTGGAAGATGAGTAA
- a CDS encoding 2'-5' RNA ligase family protein translates to MHYERKGPGLVNGGKFGHGQPRQEQQNNDRRRNGTPQGKQVNPRKPLRPKKPKKESKIYFIALLPNAAVGKEIIRMKQAFAEFYDARKALTVLPYITIQVPFTADPVMEKDLCEALTDFASGMKPFDVQLDGFGAVSLETRRLIFFNVVKSPSIMHLHKELILLLRKEFGFSNMLAKYGFNPHISLALNDIAEGAFEVAKQEYEEKEFHAAFKVNNLYLLRHTGTAWEVLHKCKLGGE, encoded by the coding sequence ATGCACTATGAAAGAAAAGGGCCCGGGCTGGTAAACGGCGGTAAGTTCGGGCATGGGCAACCACGACAGGAGCAACAGAACAATGATCGCCGCCGGAACGGCACTCCACAGGGAAAACAGGTAAATCCCCGTAAACCACTACGCCCCAAAAAGCCAAAGAAGGAAAGTAAGATCTATTTTATTGCTTTATTACCTAATGCCGCAGTGGGTAAGGAAATTATCAGAATGAAGCAGGCGTTTGCTGAATTTTATGATGCCCGCAAAGCACTGACGGTATTACCGTATATTACTATCCAGGTTCCATTTACAGCCGACCCGGTGATGGAAAAGGACCTCTGTGAAGCCCTGACAGATTTTGCATCAGGTATGAAACCCTTTGATGTACAATTAGATGGGTTTGGCGCAGTTTCCCTGGAAACCAGGAGGCTTATCTTTTTCAATGTAGTAAAGAGCCCCTCCATTATGCACCTGCATAAGGAATTGATTTTACTGCTCAGAAAGGAGTTCGGGTTCAGCAATATGCTGGCTAAATACGGTTTTAATCCTCACATCTCATTGGCCCTGAATGATATAGCTGAGGGCGCCTTCGAAGTTGCCAAACAGGAATATGAAGAAAAAGAGTTCCATGCAGCTTTTAAAGTCAATAACCTATATTTACTGCGACATACAGGCACCGCCTGGGAAGTATTACATAAATGTAAATTGGGCGGAGAGTAA
- a CDS encoding response regulator transcription factor, producing MESNVSILLAEDDYHYGNVVKKHLESQGYHVVHCFDGEVAWRKFQRDDFDLVILDVDMPKRDGFSLAQDIRKRNGMIPIIFVSTRSLDEDRLHGFRIGGDDFLVKPFSLKELVMRIRVFLRRTLPKEIPGDGIYRIGHVRFNYDEKELTREDGVQFAALTKKEAKVLKYLVENSNKLVKRDEILLKVWGNSSFFSSRSMDVFITRLRKHFKLEPGIDLETLHNVGIRLNIPKD from the coding sequence ATGGAGAGTAATGTATCGATCCTTCTTGCAGAAGACGATTATCACTACGGGAATGTAGTAAAAAAACATCTGGAATCGCAGGGGTACCATGTGGTGCATTGTTTCGATGGGGAGGTAGCCTGGCGAAAGTTTCAGAGAGATGATTTCGATCTGGTTATACTGGATGTGGATATGCCTAAGCGGGATGGTTTCTCGCTGGCACAGGATATCCGAAAGCGAAATGGCATGATTCCTATTATTTTCGTTTCTACCCGTTCACTGGATGAAGACCGCTTACATGGTTTCCGGATCGGGGGAGATGATTTTTTAGTGAAGCCTTTTAGTTTGAAGGAACTGGTGATGCGGATCAGGGTATTTTTGCGAAGAACACTACCCAAGGAAATTCCGGGAGATGGCATTTACCGTATAGGGCATGTACGCTTTAACTATGACGAAAAAGAACTCACCAGGGAAGACGGTGTACAATTTGCCGCATTGACAAAGAAGGAAGCAAAAGTGTTGAAGTACCTGGTAGAAAACAGCAACAAACTTGTCAAAAGAGACGAAATATTACTAAAAGTCTGGGGGAACAGTAGTTTCTTCAGCAGCCGGAGTATGGATGTATTCATTACGCGCCTGCGCAAGCATTTTAAGCTGGAACCGGGCATTGACCTCGAGACCTTGCACAACGTTGGCATCCGGTTGAATATACCCAAAGACTAA
- a CDS encoding alpha-L-fucosidase, with the protein MRKLCLLLSSALLLMGSAHAQHQIPPYIPPTDKAVQQNLEQWSDWKFGMLIHWGAYSQWGIVESWSICPEDEGWTQRQPYGIPYYDYVKKYEELGKTFNPTKFDPSKWAKAAKDAGMKYVVFTTKHHDGFCMFDTKQTDYKVSNPNFAFGKGARSNIAKEVFEAFRKEGLHAGAYFSKPDWHSQDYWWSYFPPKDRHVNYDVSKYPDRWKAFRQYTYNQIEELMTGYGKLDILWLDGGWVRPRKQVKKSAADITAAETGDKVVKQDEDIDMDGIAAMARTHQPGLIVVDREVHGPNENYRTPEQQIPDKPLDYPWETCMTMANSWSYVPDDHYKSVNVLIHNLVDIVAKGGNYLLNVGPGPDGQLHDEAYTTMTAIGSWMHVNGDAIYATKSVAPYKDGKVCFTLKKDGSVYAIYLLDKDEQVPATIAFKGLTPAKGAKLEMLGAKEQLSWKASGDGTTITIPAAIQKKGFQHAVAIKISAVAS; encoded by the coding sequence ATGCGAAAACTTTGTTTGCTTTTAAGCAGCGCATTATTGCTAATGGGGTCGGCCCATGCGCAGCACCAGATTCCACCCTACATTCCACCGACTGACAAAGCCGTTCAGCAGAACCTGGAACAGTGGTCAGACTGGAAATTCGGAATGCTGATCCATTGGGGCGCTTACTCTCAATGGGGGATAGTGGAATCCTGGAGTATCTGTCCTGAAGATGAAGGATGGACACAGCGTCAGCCTTATGGTATCCCTTACTACGACTATGTAAAGAAGTATGAGGAGCTGGGTAAAACCTTCAATCCTACAAAGTTTGACCCTTCCAAATGGGCAAAAGCAGCAAAGGATGCAGGTATGAAATATGTGGTATTCACCACCAAGCACCACGACGGCTTCTGTATGTTTGATACCAAACAAACTGATTACAAAGTGTCCAATCCAAACTTTGCTTTTGGTAAAGGTGCCCGTTCAAATATCGCGAAAGAAGTATTTGAAGCTTTCCGCAAAGAAGGCCTGCACGCAGGTGCTTACTTCTCCAAACCTGACTGGCATAGCCAGGATTACTGGTGGTCTTATTTTCCACCGAAAGACAGGCATGTGAACTATGATGTAAGTAAATATCCTGATCGCTGGAAAGCTTTCCGTCAATATACTTATAACCAGATCGAAGAACTGATGACTGGTTACGGTAAACTGGACATTCTATGGTTAGATGGTGGTTGGGTGCGCCCCCGCAAGCAGGTGAAAAAATCAGCTGCTGATATTACGGCCGCAGAAACCGGTGATAAAGTGGTCAAACAGGATGAGGATATAGACATGGACGGTATTGCTGCTATGGCACGTACGCACCAGCCAGGCCTGATCGTGGTAGACCGCGAGGTGCATGGCCCGAATGAAAACTATCGTACGCCAGAACAGCAGATTCCTGACAAGCCACTGGATTACCCATGGGAAACATGTATGACGATGGCGAATAGCTGGTCATATGTTCCGGATGATCATTATAAATCTGTAAACGTGCTTATCCACAACCTGGTTGACATTGTTGCGAAAGGTGGTAACTATTTGCTGAATGTAGGCCCTGGTCCTGATGGCCAGTTGCACGATGAAGCATATACTACTATGACTGCAATCGGTTCCTGGATGCATGTAAATGGAGATGCGATCTATGCAACAAAATCTGTTGCTCCATACAAAGATGGAAAAGTATGTTTTACACTGAAGAAAGATGGCAGTGTATATGCGATATATTTGCTGGATAAAGATGAGCAGGTGCCTGCTACCATTGCATTTAAAGGGTTGACACCTGCTAAGGGAGCAAAGCTGGAAATGCTGGGAGCGAAGGAACAACTGAGTTGGAAAGCAAGCGGTGATGGTACAACGATTACGATTCCTGCTGCTATACAGAAAAAAGGTTTTCAGCATGCGGTGGCTATCAAAATTTCTGCTGTTGCATCCTAA
- a CDS encoding beta-mannosidase translates to MRRYVNIACLCLLTATAGAQSFQQIELNKDWQFSSTDENTWRSATVPGTVHTDLMAHHLIPDPYVGMNEKSVQWVDKKNWQYKTTFSVTKEMLQHDWLALDFKGLDTYVDIYINDDSIASSANMFVPLKAQIKQKVKEGNNTLRLVFHSPIRHDMHNFLNDDVIYPAGNDASDIPLSVYARKAPYHYGWDWGPRLVTSGIWRPVYLEYGNKASIEDVYLQQKQLTDKSATILAQLKFQTTTKKKYTVKIESPDKLFAAVTKQYEGDSTSASFTIAKPRRWWPNGLGEQFLYKVNVSLYDGTELLQSRALKIGLRTLEVVNKPDSMGVSFFVKVNGRPVFMKGADYIPLDNFLPRVTNARFAKLFADMKTSHFNMVRVWGGGTYEEDRFYELADENGILVWQDLLFACSTYPTPKILKSVAEELAANITRLRNHPSLALWCGNNEIGVAIDHWGWKEGYGYTEKQWADMKAGYDEFFNVQIPKIIQQFDTERFYFPSSPISNWSTKKDFTIGDNHYWGVWHGMEWFEAFDERIPRFMSEYGFQSFPDIQTVKQFTTEKDRDIYSPVMLSHQKSLSRGNAAIKTYLLHYYKEPKDFESFLYVNHVLQAEGMKMGIEAHRRAMPFCMGTLYWQLDDCWPGPSWSSIDYYGRWKAMQYFVKKAYTPVLVSNTVKNANLKTYIISDEIKDQKATLQMKLMDFAGRVLWEKSLDVNIVANKSVVVHEISLDSIMQPADSGKVILYTKVVNGDKLWSENVYYFAKTKDLELPDPEMEIAYPAFDTTATGIVITAKKLAKNVFLQYDDPEVQFSDNYFDLLPGEKRQIWFNKKVPADKLKVISLRDTFKN, encoded by the coding sequence ATGAGACGTTATGTGAACATTGCCTGCCTGTGCCTGCTTACAGCCACCGCAGGTGCACAGTCATTCCAGCAGATTGAGCTGAACAAAGACTGGCAGTTTTCCAGTACCGACGAAAACACCTGGCGCTCTGCCACTGTACCCGGCACTGTACACACTGATCTGATGGCCCACCATCTCATACCTGACCCCTATGTTGGTATGAATGAAAAGTCGGTACAATGGGTTGATAAAAAAAACTGGCAATACAAAACCACTTTCTCTGTAACGAAAGAAATGTTACAGCATGACTGGCTCGCACTTGATTTCAAAGGACTGGATACCTATGTTGATATCTATATCAATGATGATTCCATTGCCAGCAGTGCCAATATGTTTGTACCATTGAAAGCACAGATCAAACAAAAAGTAAAAGAAGGCAACAATACGCTGCGCCTGGTTTTTCACAGTCCTATCAGGCATGATATGCACAACTTCTTAAACGATGATGTGATCTATCCTGCAGGTAATGATGCCAGTGATATTCCATTGAGTGTGTATGCCAGAAAAGCGCCTTATCACTATGGCTGGGATTGGGGTCCAAGATTAGTAACATCAGGTATCTGGCGCCCTGTATACCTGGAGTATGGCAATAAAGCAAGCATCGAAGATGTGTACTTACAACAAAAACAACTCACAGATAAATCAGCGACCATACTTGCACAATTAAAATTTCAAACGACAACAAAGAAGAAATATACCGTAAAAATAGAAAGCCCTGATAAGCTGTTTGCCGCTGTCACCAAACAATATGAAGGTGATTCTACATCTGCTTCTTTCACTATCGCAAAGCCCCGCCGCTGGTGGCCTAACGGCTTAGGGGAGCAATTCTTATATAAGGTAAATGTATCGCTTTACGATGGAACTGAATTACTGCAATCCCGTGCATTGAAGATTGGGTTGCGCACGCTTGAAGTGGTGAACAAACCAGATAGCATGGGCGTAAGTTTCTTTGTAAAAGTAAACGGACGGCCAGTTTTTATGAAAGGCGCTGATTACATTCCATTAGATAATTTCCTGCCGAGGGTTACAAATGCAAGGTTTGCAAAACTCTTCGCTGATATGAAAACGTCTCACTTCAACATGGTGCGTGTATGGGGTGGCGGTACTTACGAGGAAGATCGTTTCTATGAACTTGCAGATGAAAATGGGATCCTTGTATGGCAGGATTTGCTCTTTGCCTGCTCTACATATCCTACACCAAAGATCCTGAAAAGTGTAGCAGAAGAATTAGCAGCGAATATCACCCGTTTGCGCAACCATCCTTCTCTTGCACTCTGGTGTGGGAACAATGAAATAGGTGTGGCGATTGATCACTGGGGCTGGAAAGAAGGTTATGGCTATACAGAAAAACAGTGGGCTGATATGAAAGCGGGGTATGATGAATTTTTTAACGTGCAGATACCAAAGATCATTCAGCAGTTCGATACAGAACGTTTTTATTTCCCATCTTCTCCTATCAGTAACTGGAGTACGAAAAAAGATTTTACAATCGGAGATAACCACTACTGGGGTGTATGGCATGGGATGGAATGGTTTGAAGCATTTGACGAGCGTATTCCAAGATTCATGAGTGAATATGGTTTCCAGTCATTCCCTGATATCCAGACGGTAAAACAATTTACTACTGAAAAGGACAGGGATATTTATTCTCCGGTGATGTTGTCTCATCAGAAAAGTCTGAGCAGGGGGAACGCCGCTATTAAAACGTATTTATTGCACTATTATAAAGAGCCAAAGGATTTTGAATCCTTCCTGTATGTGAATCATGTATTGCAGGCAGAGGGTATGAAAATGGGGATAGAAGCACATCGCAGGGCGATGCCTTTCTGTATGGGTACGCTTTACTGGCAACTGGATGATTGCTGGCCGGGGCCGTCCTGGTCAAGTATTGACTATTATGGCCGCTGGAAGGCGATGCAGTATTTTGTGAAAAAGGCTTACACGCCCGTGTTAGTAAGCAATACTGTAAAAAATGCTAACTTAAAGACGTATATTATTTCTGATGAAATAAAAGACCAGAAAGCTACGCTGCAAATGAAACTGATGGATTTTGCGGGTAGAGTTTTATGGGAGAAATCATTGGATGTAAACATCGTTGCTAACAAAAGTGTTGTTGTTCATGAGATCTCTTTGGATAGTATAATGCAACCAGCAGATAGCGGAAAGGTAATATTATACACGAAAGTGGTAAATGGCGATAAGCTATGGAGTGAGAATGTTTATTATTTTGCTAAGACCAAAGACCTGGAATTGCCGGACCCGGAAATGGAGATTGCTTATCCTGCATTTGATACCACGGCAACAGGTATTGTAATTACAGCAAAGAAGCTGGCGAAAAACGTATTCCTTCAATACGATGATCCGGAAGTACAATTCAGTGATAATTATTTTGACCTGTTGCCTGGAGAAAAACGACAGATCTGGTTCAATAAGAAAGTACCGGCAGATAAATTAAAGGTTATAAGTCTTAGAGATACATTTAAAAATTAA
- a CDS encoding DUF6728 family protein, with protein sequence MKSIWQQILRYLYIGKKDESAPNNTNVKLMHGMNRISILVFLLALIVFAIKMIFFKRH encoded by the coding sequence ATGAAAAGCATCTGGCAACAAATACTCCGCTACCTCTATATTGGTAAAAAAGATGAAAGCGCACCAAACAATACGAATGTAAAACTCATGCACGGCATGAACAGGATTTCCATCCTGGTATTCCTGCTTGCATTAATTGTGTTTGCGATAAAGATGATCTTTTTCAAACGCCACTAA
- the lpxB gene encoding lipid-A-disaccharide synthase, whose amino-acid sequence MKYYIIAGEASGDLHGSNLIKQLKQLDTSADIRCWGGDLMAQAGGTLVKHYKDLAFMGFIEVVMNLRTVLRNMDWCKQDIVAYQPDVLVLIDYAGFNLRIAEWAKPLGYKIVFYISPQVWAWKESRVKKIKKSVDKMLCILPFEQDFYNKWAYPVEYVGHPLVEVIKAAKDAPPEPAIADKPIIAILPGSRRQEIKVKLPIMLTMAKHFPQYQFVVAQAPSLDDAFMQELTGAHPNVSTVKNQTYALLRQAKAALVTSGTATLETALFGVPEVVCYKGSAVSYFFARRLIKVKYISLVNLVMDKPVVKELIQHDLTEANLLRELTLLLEDDVTRQRIKEEYGLLWSKLGEKKASRRAAAVIVEEAKQEK is encoded by the coding sequence ATGAAATATTACATAATAGCAGGAGAGGCATCCGGTGACCTCCATGGCAGCAATCTGATCAAACAGTTAAAGCAACTTGACACCAGTGCGGATATCCGTTGCTGGGGCGGGGATCTGATGGCGCAGGCCGGAGGAACCCTTGTGAAGCATTATAAAGATCTGGCTTTCATGGGTTTTATAGAAGTGGTGATGAACCTGCGAACCGTATTGCGTAATATGGATTGGTGTAAGCAGGATATTGTTGCTTATCAGCCAGACGTATTAGTTTTAATTGATTATGCGGGTTTCAACCTGCGTATAGCAGAGTGGGCAAAACCATTAGGTTATAAGATTGTATTCTATATCTCTCCCCAGGTATGGGCCTGGAAGGAGAGCCGTGTAAAGAAGATTAAGAAATCTGTTGATAAAATGCTTTGTATCCTGCCTTTCGAGCAGGACTTTTACAACAAGTGGGCGTATCCTGTGGAATATGTAGGGCACCCATTGGTGGAAGTGATCAAAGCGGCTAAAGATGCGCCGCCTGAGCCGGCAATTGCTGATAAACCGATTATTGCCATATTGCCGGGGAGCAGAAGGCAGGAAATTAAAGTGAAGCTGCCAATTATGCTCACGATGGCAAAACATTTCCCTCAATACCAGTTTGTGGTGGCGCAGGCTCCCAGCCTGGATGATGCTTTTATGCAGGAGCTGACAGGTGCTCACCCAAATGTATCTACTGTAAAAAATCAAACCTATGCCTTGCTGCGGCAGGCGAAGGCTGCACTGGTCACTTCTGGTACTGCTACACTGGAAACAGCATTGTTTGGTGTGCCGGAAGTGGTGTGTTATAAAGGGAGTGCAGTCTCGTATTTCTTTGCCAGGCGGCTCATTAAGGTGAAATATATTTCACTGGTGAACCTGGTGATGGATAAGCCCGTAGTGAAAGAATTAATTCAGCATGACCTGACAGAAGCGAACCTGCTTAGGGAGCTGACATTATTGCTGGAGGATGACGTAACCCGCCAGCGGATTAAAGAAGAGTATGGCCTGCTATGGTCTAAACTGGGAGAAAAGAAGGCGAGCAGGAGAGCTGCAGCGGTGATTGTGGAGGAGGCAAAGCAGGAGAAGTAA